A genome region from Thermomonospora amylolytica includes the following:
- a CDS encoding TetR/AcrR family transcriptional regulator: MLDACAEILDEHGYDGLSTTRIAQRAEVAIGSVYQFFPDKRAVAQALALRNLEMFGRRVTRLLAEQEFAHWSDTVGAIIDIFVEMNRTVPGFRVLRFGDAADVNLLDAAADNNTVVAARLRQLVVDAFGVSDTPQMARAVAIAVEAADAVLKMAFRTDPDGDPHIIAETKRMIHGYLAGVFAG, encoded by the coding sequence ATGCTCGACGCCTGCGCCGAGATCCTGGACGAGCACGGCTACGACGGCCTGTCCACCACGCGCATCGCCCAGCGCGCCGAGGTGGCGATCGGGTCGGTCTACCAGTTCTTCCCCGACAAGCGCGCGGTCGCCCAGGCGCTGGCGCTGCGCAACCTGGAGATGTTCGGCCGGCGGGTGACCCGGCTGCTGGCCGAGCAGGAGTTCGCGCACTGGTCGGACACGGTCGGCGCGATCATCGACATCTTCGTGGAGATGAACCGCACCGTCCCGGGCTTTCGCGTGCTGCGCTTCGGCGACGCCGCCGACGTCAACCTGCTGGACGCCGCCGCCGACAACAACACCGTCGTCGCCGCCCGCCTCCGGCAACTGGTCGTCGACGCCTTCGGGGTCTCCGACACCCCCCAGATGGCCCGTGCCGTGGCCATCGCCGTCGAGGCCGCCGACGCCGTCCTCAAGATGGCCTTCCGCACCGACCCGGACGGCGACCCGCACATCATCGCCGAGACCAAGCGCATGATCCACGGCTACCTGGCGGGAGTGTTCGCGGGCTGA
- a CDS encoding ferritin-like domain-containing protein, translated as MSSFDHYVRDVPTDTWDVPMAGAARFTWEYDDGRDRLLALYQKGKDKQWDAQLRIDWDQEVDPTNVAGLPENFNPLFGSDIWEKMTEAERQEFGRHQGSWLFSQFLHGEQGALNVSARIVQSVPDLDSKFYAATQVMDEARHVELYARFVHEKLGMYYPINQDLAKLLKESLDDSRWDLPYLGMQVLIEGLALAAFGLYRDMATTPLVKQLLAYVMQDEARHVAFGRLALKDYYKELTSAERAEREEFVVEGCYLMRDRFTGREVFENLGLPMDRCMEYVENSQMFTLYQSLLFSRIVPIVKDIGLWGDKVQAAYADMGVLDNAKADLEALMRQDEDIAEKYDAERQEREMAERRREVEEAIALGSE; from the coding sequence GTGAGCTCTTTCGACCACTACGTCCGCGACGTCCCCACGGACACCTGGGACGTTCCGATGGCCGGCGCCGCCCGTTTCACCTGGGAGTACGACGACGGCCGGGACCGACTGCTGGCGCTCTACCAGAAGGGCAAGGACAAGCAGTGGGACGCCCAGCTGCGGATCGACTGGGACCAGGAGGTCGATCCGACCAACGTGGCCGGGCTGCCGGAGAACTTCAACCCCCTGTTCGGCTCGGACATCTGGGAGAAGATGACCGAGGCCGAGCGCCAGGAGTTCGGCCGCCACCAGGGCTCCTGGCTGTTCAGCCAGTTCCTGCACGGTGAGCAGGGCGCGCTGAACGTCTCGGCGCGGATCGTGCAGTCGGTGCCCGACCTGGACTCCAAGTTCTACGCCGCCACCCAGGTGATGGACGAGGCGCGGCACGTGGAACTGTACGCCCGGTTCGTGCACGAGAAACTCGGGATGTACTACCCGATCAACCAGGACCTGGCGAAACTGCTCAAGGAGTCCCTCGACGACAGCCGCTGGGATCTGCCGTACCTGGGCATGCAGGTGCTGATCGAGGGGCTGGCGCTGGCGGCGTTCGGCCTCTACCGCGACATGGCGACGACCCCGCTGGTCAAGCAGTTGCTGGCGTACGTGATGCAGGACGAGGCGCGGCACGTGGCGTTCGGGCGGCTGGCGCTCAAGGACTACTACAAGGAACTGACCAGCGCCGAGCGCGCCGAGCGCGAGGAGTTCGTGGTCGAGGGCTGCTACCTGATGCGCGACCGGTTCACCGGCCGGGAGGTCTTCGAGAACCTCGGGCTGCCGATGGACCGGTGCATGGAGTACGTCGAGAACTCCCAGATGTTCACGCTGTACCAGTCGCTGCTGTTCAGCCGGATCGTGCCGATCGTCAAGGACATCGGGCTGTGGGGCGACAAGGTGCAGGCCGCGTACGCCGACATGGGCGTGCTGGACAACGCCAAGGCCGACCTGGAGGCCCTGATGCGGCAGGACGAGGACATCGCCGAGAAGTACGACGCCGAGCGGCAGGAGCGGGAGATGGCCGAGCGCCGCAGGGAGGTCGAGGAGGCCATCGCGCTCGGCTCCGAATAG
- a CDS encoding septal ring lytic transglycosylase RlpA family protein gives MRACFRTLLIVSSMAVPAAATGAWAATGGTESPTQRPRAADPTPSRPAAPTTTPAPTETSAPTETSAPTASASPRTGTKSPQAALEAREPRKPRYRVIDTGACQASYYWDPQPTASGERFDPEALTAAHKTLPMHSRVRVTNKNNGRSVVVRINDRGPYIAGRCLDLSRAAMRTVGGTGAGVIPVEYQVLAKD, from the coding sequence GTGCGTGCCTGTTTTCGCACCCTGCTGATCGTGTCCTCCATGGCCGTCCCGGCCGCCGCCACCGGGGCCTGGGCCGCGACCGGCGGAACCGAATCCCCCACCCAGCGTCCCCGGGCCGCCGATCCCACGCCGTCCCGGCCGGCCGCCCCCACGACCACCCCGGCGCCCACGGAGACCTCCGCTCCCACGGAGACCTCCGCTCCCACGGCGAGCGCGAGCCCGCGGACCGGGACGAAGAGCCCACAGGCCGCCCTGGAGGCCAGGGAGCCCCGCAAGCCCAGGTACCGCGTCATCGACACCGGCGCCTGCCAGGCCTCCTACTACTGGGACCCCCAGCCCACCGCCAGCGGTGAGCGCTTCGACCCGGAAGCGCTCACCGCGGCCCACAAGACGCTCCCCATGCACTCACGGGTCCGCGTCACGAACAAGAACAACGGCAGGTCCGTGGTCGTCCGGATCAACGACCGGGGCCCCTACATCGCCGGTCGCTGCCTGGACCTCTCCCGCGCCGCCATGCGCACCGTGGGCGGCACGGGCGCCGGCGTGATCCCGGTCGAGTACCAGGTCCTCGCCAAGGACTGA